In the Primulina eburnea isolate SZY01 chromosome 15, ASM2296580v1, whole genome shotgun sequence genome, CCATGGAGCATCCTCGAGAGATAAACTTAGGAACCCATAACATGAATCCCATGTTTATAAACCAGCATCCTTGGAATACTACTGATACCGAAAGAATCAATGCCATGGGAAAGCTGGTTGGGAAAGTAGTAGCAGATAGAGATGCAAAGAAAGATACGCAAACTATGAGCTGCATTAGCCAGTGGTAATGGCCTTCGAGTCCAATATAATCAGTCGAGTGGAAATGAAGTAGGAAAAGCTCCATTCCGAAAACAGATGCAACAAGGATTCCTGAGACGCCCAACATGATTTCAGATAGACCATTCATTTCGCTAATAAGAGTGAAACCTTCGAATATCAGCAAAAGGAGGAACGTGGTAGAGTGCTCAATATTGTCAAGCTTGAAAGAGAAGCATAGGCTTTGGAGGTCAAAAACCTGGATCAGAATTGCAAGGATAGAAAATGACATGACAATAATCAGTTCAATGCGTTCTAGTTTATGCCAAGGACTCTTCAATGGGTACCAAAACCGTCGCATAAACTTGGTTGAGCCTTTAAGATAGTATAGGTGAACAGTGTTGATCATATGCCACCAACCAAGGAAGATGAGGGCCAGACCTGGCACGAGGTGTCCAAGAAAAGTTCCCATTGAAGTTTCTCAAAGGTTTAGGATAATCTTCACTGAGTTCTGATAGCGAACATAAATACATGAACATGAGACTAAAAAGAATCTACAGTAGCTGTCTAGCTGATGTCTGATCAGTTATTCGGTGCATGGTGTATGTGTTTCCACACACTATAAAGATTAAAAATGATCTTTCCATACGATGAATAACGACTCTACCCATGCATTTATAGAAAATGAGATCATCATACATGTAAATGTCCTTGAGTAAAATAAAAGAGACGCCGACACTTGCACCATTAATGGGGGCAAAAATAAGAGAAACAGATATTACAATGGACCACTAAGCAACAAAAGAAGATAGCAAGATGGCATAACTAAGAGGAAATTGAATCATTGTATCAGAACCAGCTTCTTGAGGCTCAAGTCTAGCACAAATGAGTCGAAAAGCCGTCATTATaatattaaagtaaataataCAACATCAGCAGCACATAATTGACACAATATCATGGAAACGTTGATGAGAAGAATAAAAACATCCATTAGCACAGTAAATCGACTCATATTTATAAACACATTGGCAGGAAGTTATAAGATTTCTGGGAATATTACCTTCTATAGATACCGCAATACCTCAGATTTGACAAAACTGTCCATAGTACTCAAATTAAACCTCTGAAAGGTTGGAGCTTGCATCCCTGGCAAAAAAATTACTCGGAATATGTTGGTAAAAAACATATACTTGAAAATATTTCAGCAGTTGTTGGTGCTAACATTAATATCTAACCAATCAACTCATGAATAACAAGAGAAGTCATAGCTTCAATTTCCATGCGTCATTAGCTgtttgattttaatttatcaTTTAATTTATCGTCAATGTTAGAAAGGAATAATCCTTTCAATCCTCAGCTTCGATTCATTTTGCGATTTCTTCTCATATCCAGATCAAAATTGCCATATATTAACTAGGGGTGGAACAAGTAGGGGGCAATTGTCCCACAAAAAAGAACTAAACCATGGGTCGGACTCCATTAAAATCAAGAGATAGGCATCTCAAGTAAAGTACCTCAAGTTAATCCCACTCGGTGATCTTGATACTCGCAGAATTTCGAGCTACCGGATCGATTCTTTTCTCGGAGTCCTGGAAATCTTCCTCCCCGATTCATAACTCCACCTTGTGATTTGAGTAGATTCCCGAAGCTCCTTGTTCCATTCCATGTCCCTCGAATCCCCACACCTTCGTACGAACATCGCTTGGAATCGCGCGGGAGGAAGATGAGCAGATAAGAGCAGGGAGATTGAAGAAATCGCAGTTACCCCCCTGTACTATTGGAAAATGGCCATAGAAGCCTTATATATTAACTCGATTTCGGTTGATTATGACACATTAATTATTAACAAAACATACCAAAAATGTAACCAAAACACAAAAGAATTAaactaattaattttttaaatatgatttgATTAACTTAATATTTTCCAAagcttatattttattattcttatttttaaataaactttaaaataaataaataaaacaataaaccacaataaaccacaaaataaagagtgggtctcatgtgagaccgtctcacggatcataatctgtgagacgggtcaacactaaccatattcacaataaaaagtaatattcttagcataaaaagtaatactttttcatgggtgacccaactaagatatctgtctcataaatacgatccgtgagaccgtctcacacaagtttttgtccaaaatAAATATTGTAAACTTTATCCCAAAAAACACATAACACTTCCTCAAATCAAAAAACTCGTCAccttttgaaaaataaataaaataaatacataCACAAATTTACAAAATAACTTGGTTAACAAAAATTGTAAACactaaaaactaaataaaaaaatatttagttttTAAATATGTAGTTACTTGTATAAACAAATATTTACCATATAACACAAAAATATGACAAATGCATATAGCGCGTGTTCCCGAAACATCGGCATATAACACAGGTGGCCAGGATTTATACCACCTGCGAAAGGCCGAGGTTGGATGGAACAAGGTTTCTCAAACCAACGCCTACAATATTTAatcattaatataatattaatattcctttcaaaatatatataatatcaataaatagGTCTTTTGTGTGACGATcttacaaatctttatctgtgagtggtgttagatctcttgtgagatgacctcacgaatttttattatgagacagatcaaccttaccgatatacaataaaaaataataatcttagcataaaaagtaatacttttcatggatgacccaaataaaagatatgtatcacaaaatacgacccgtgacaccgtctcacataagtttttgccaatatTAATATTGCACATAAAtataaaagacaaaaacttataaGAGACGGTCATAATAGAATATTAATATACTAAATCACACTATTTTGGTAACCATGTTCTAACAGAAAGTTAAACCCGCCCACAGATATTTCAAGAAATCTATCCAACTCTCAAATCAAACAACTGCACACCCAAAGCTTATCCACAATCAAACTTtcatcaaaatctttccaaTATATAAATGTGTATCTCAAAAACAAAGTATCATCAAGAATACAAATACTCAAGTGGAAATCGAAAATTTGATAGATAACTCCAATGTCTGGGATAGTGGATATGTGGACTAGTGAGCTAGCAAAGCTGAGGAACAAGAGTCAACTCGATTCCTCGAGTAGCTCGGCTCCAACTAGCCATGAGGCTGCCCCTGAGCCAGCGGTAGCTCACGGCAGCTCGGCATCTTGGCTAAACATCTTGGCTCAAGCCCTACAAGTGAAGAAGTTGCCGGCCTGGAATTGCTCGGAGGATTCGGTCTCTATGCTTGTCGACAGCTTTAGTGCTTGAACGAGGAAATTTGGTATCTTTGTCATAGTCAGTATGCTTGTAGTGCGTGACTTTAAGGCGAAGTTAAGTTTTCATATGATGAAGTAAAACGGGGATGTAAATTAAGCATTTTTCCATGTTTTTGAATAAATGCCATCTTATTATTCTGCAGTTATTTGAATGAATGGATGGATAAAAGCAAATTCTACAAGTATAATTTATCAGTAAATTAAACGAAAAGTAATAATTTAAACAGAAGGATGCAACTCCTCAAAGATGCCATTTTAACTCCATGTGTAATATTTTACAGAAGCCATTGCATGAGCTTCAATATGCGACTTTCGACAGATTTTATTCACTCTAGTTGTACAAGCAAGGATATCTACATAGATGAGCTAGGTTCCACGCTCTCTGAGGACAATTCGCTGCCACTGCCAGCGATATTATTAATCTCATCTCGCCACTTCAAAATCTCCTTACTATACCTAAGAGCTTTATCAACACTCTGAGGCTCTACTCCTGTCACCCTTGAAACAAACAGCTTTTTCCCTGTTAGAGAATTGAACAGCCTTTTGAACTTCATGGCTGTGTAATGGAAAGCCCGTTGAGGCAATGGCGGATTGTTGTTGCTGGTGAGGCTGTGAGGATGAAGACTGATAACGGGGTTAAAATCTTGAAACCATTCACAGTTTGTCAGAGGAACCTGTTCCATCTTTTCCTCTAAGAGATCGAATTTAGTGAGAATGAGAAGAAAATTTTTGTCAGCATGTGTAGGGTGAGTGACAATGGTCTCAAAGTGGTTCTTGGTCACCAACATCTTGTTTTTGCGAGTGCCACTCATGTCTTCAGAATATTCAGCGTAGTCTGTCAAGGAAACACAGTAGATTACAAGGTCTATGTCTTCAAACATCTCTAGCCATTTGCAGTTTTCCCCGAGGTTACTTGCATGAACTCGAATTAGTTGGTAGCTGCACGAATAAAAGATGAACAACAACACGAACATTTAGTTATATGTGGAAGTTCTTTATAATCTGAGTgtttgttgttgtatgaaaaacTATAATTGTCAATAACTGtataatttaaatcttttaaacattctaaaaaaaatacaatgtTGGTTGTCATATCAAGTGTAAGACCAAACTTCTAACATTTTATCAGAAACCATAGTTTAAAGGAGAACTAACGGTCCAAGATTAGAGAACTGACCTCGTGCAGGGATCGTTCTGATCTAAAGTTTCCATGTACTCGTCTTGGGACGACTttggaaatgaaaattccaTGGACACGACCCCATTAGAAGCAGTGATGCCTTCCGCGTGCAACATATCCATTTCGGAAGGCTCGTAGTCAACTCGTGAAAATTCCACAGCCTTTTTTGAAGGAAAAGAAAAACTATTCTCAAGAATTGAATATATGCAAATGACACCACCTCGTAGCAAAAGTTCAAGCAGTTATATTTACCCGATCTAAGAAATAATTAGCCACTGTGGGCAGCATATGAAGTTCATTTTTTCGCCTATAAGTTGCTTGAAATGCTTTATCCTTCCACAACTCTGCAACTAAGGGAGAATACTCTCGAGTAGCAGCTGGGAATATGACCTCCAAGTTGCCCGCCATCACAACTTTGAGCAGCCAACTTGCAAACCCCTTCAGTTTCGGACTAAGTGAATAAATGTTTTTTCCAACAACCTTGTCTGAGATCTCTGTCACAGATAAATTATTTTCAGAAACTGAAGCCAAATACAACCATCCATGTTTCAATCTTTTTAAGTTATACCAAGCTTAGAAAGAAATACTTACTGTTATTTCAAAAAAAGAAAGTTATAGTCAATGGTAACGATGcaaataagatattttaaatcgtaCTGCGTATCAATTAATGTGTCATACAAGCAGCCATACAGGACAACAGTGACTACTACAGGCATCCaacaatttattaaataaatgtaCAATGAGAATGCATGAAGGAAGTATATTTTCACATACCCGAAGGACCAGGATCACTAGCACGTTGTTTCTTTGCTTGGATTGAATATTCTTCTTCAAAAGTTTCATTGCCCTCGAGCAGAATAGCTAAATAATGGTACAAGTTTCTCTGGATCACAAACTTCATATCTTTCCTCTCATCTTCTGAGAAATGCACTTTATACACAATTTTCGCCTGGAGAAACAAATAAGCAAGCATGCTCAATCATTTGTTGTTCATTATTAGTTAAAGAATAATGAATTGAACAGAATGCTAAACAAAATCGAGATGACCAGTAATAATCGTTTCACCTCTCATAGAACGATAAAGTCTAAAGTCAAGAAACATACACACACTTGTTTTAAACAATAAAGTCTAAACTCAAGAAACAGATACATACTTGTTTGAATATGGTACTCGCTCCTGATTGATCACAACCAACAAGTAGAAgtttattcatcattttgggtTCCAAGTTCTTTGAGTTCACTTTATCTGTTTCTTTGGTTACACCACCACTACCACCAGGTTTTGAAGAATCCGAAGGAAATGGCAAAGAGAGAGCCGAACATACGATCTTAACTCTTCTCTGAACAAGAAAATTTCGCAACATATTAATTAGCAAGGGGCTAAGATGGAGAGTAAAATAAACAGACAGAGAATTTACGACCAAATATTACAGTTTACCTTCTTCCACAAATTTCCCACCACATTGTTCATGCCTTCGAGCTGACACAACCCATCTGGTGCAACCCAAAAGTTAGTGTTCATGTCACATCTGATTCCAGCGGCCTGCAAACATTCGAGAATTTTAGTTTTCTTCCTTATATTCATGCATACAAGTATATAAACAGGAATTTTAAGCAGAGCAACCTTCAACATCCAGATCTCTGCTTTTGTGACCTCTCTATTATTTATCAGCACGTTTGTATTCCCGTCGCTAGCAGTTCTCCTAATTTGATAACCAACCTCCAGTTCGGCGCTGATAATCTGGCATGGTTGCTCTCCTTCCTTTTTGATTGAAACAAAACTTTAAGTACTTACACTAAAAACGGGATATAAGTATCAGAATCTTGTCTATGAAGATTAGTACTCACCCTTCCCCAGAATCCAGACACTCTATCATACCAATATTTTCCTGGTCTAAGATTCTTTGGAGGATTCGGGCAGTTCTGCAACAGAACCAACTCTTCCATAGATAGATGTTTTTCATTTACACAAATAAGATGTGATGGAAGCTGATTCACCTCACATGCTTTCTCAGAACTCATAATTTGCTTAAGAGCATCATTTGTTAGAATGCTTTTCAGCATTCTCGAGCATTTCCCGAGTGAATTGCGTTTTGACTCATCGATACGATAACCGATACAAGATACACATTTTCTTCCCTCAGGCATAGATCCCATTGCTCTAATCACACACTTGCTACAATACTTCGAGCCACAAACGATGCAAACTTCTTTCTCTGCAAAACGGTTCCTTTTATGACACCGATGACACAACCCTTTCGGCCCATCATCTGAAATAACTGGCTTCTCTGGGAACTTTACGAATTCATCATGATCGCTCTCTTCAGTTGCAACATCACTTGATGATAAATCACGAAAAGTGACTACCGTTGTCCTATTCCCTTGTCCAGTGGTTTCATCCACACAATCTTCCTCGCCTTCACAAGATTCAGCTTCTGATGAAAGTTCTTGCGACTTCGATGTCAATCTCCTTGAATCAGGAATGGTAGGGTGCAAACAATTCTCATGTGATATACTGGCCCAACTATCATCATAGAAGTCTTCAACATCAGAATCTCCCGAAAACATATTCGAATCATCATGGCCATCCAAAAATCCCGTGGTACCCGAAGTACTTGCACTAGGATCTCTATACAAAACATCAGGTGTGGGTGGACTAACACCTAACGCATCTTCTCTGCAAGAACCATCCTCCGATTTTCTCGTATAAACTTCATCAGGACTCAAGATTTCACTAGTAACTAACACCGAGCCATTGGTTCCAACTTCAAGACCTGATTTCAAGTCATGTGATGATTTCTTCCCACTTCTAACTATTGGTTGAATTACTGGTAAGGACAAATTACTAAATATCACAGCCTTAGCAGCCACGGAAGCAGTCGGAATCTGATGAATGTCGACTGGAACTACGCGGGGAATTTCATGGCTGATTGGAGGACCAGTGTACTCCATGGCAAAGGAGTATTCCACACTATACTCATCATCATGATCCTCACTTTTTGTTGTTGATGAACCGGGCAAAATTCTCCTTAAAACACTCGTCATGATCTTAACTAAAATTATCCCTAATCTTCAAAATTGTTTATTCCTTATATTCTTGACCTCAAATCAAGAAACAAATCATGGGTTTCAACACCTGGGCCATTTAAAGAAACCCCTTTTTACGTATAATGGGTACAAACAATGAAAATAAAAACGAACTATTTATCGTTAAATCACTTTTCATGAAATGGATAGCTGAAAACAAAATCTCGAATACTGTTATTAAGATGGTGTTGAAGTTCTTGGAAATACAGGTGGTCTGATAACAAGAAGGAGACTTTTTACACCTTCGGGATTCACCGCTGAAGACTTGAACGACCAAttctttctttgatcaaattctcAAAGACTCCACTGTTAGTCTTGATCAACGCGCCTGATACAAATTTGACGTGAA is a window encoding:
- the LOC140813708 gene encoding uncharacterized protein isoform X1 translates to MGTFLGHLVPGLALIFLGWWHMINTVHLYYLKGSTKFMRRFWYPLKSPWHKLERIELIIVMSFSILAILIQVFDLQSLCFSFKLDNIEHSTTFLLLLIFEGFTLISEMNGLSEIMLGVSGILVASVFGMELFLLHFHSTDYIGLEGHYHWLMQLIVCVSFFASLSATTFPTSFPMALILSVSVVFQGCWFINMGFMLWVPKFISRGCSMEPLDPVNGIIRGAVVCETNMADSRARALANLQFCWIFAAILIFKACICIYFGRQCKPAGRQGLEYEQLSSGAAHEHLATFGFKQVQLQNITCPGVSLQSNHRYDIRVEPYPYFFYRVSIS
- the LOC140813708 gene encoding uncharacterized protein isoform X2 — protein: MGTFLGHLVPGLALIFLGWWHMINTVHLYYLKGSTKFMRRFWYPLKSPWHKLERIELIIVMSFSILAILIQVFDLQSLCFSFKLDNIEHSTTFLLLLIFEGFTLISEMNGLSEIMLGVSGILVASVFGMELFLLHFHSTDYIGLEGHYHWLMQLIVCVSFFASLSATTFPTSFPMALILSVSVVFQGCWFINMGFMLWVPKFISRGCSMEPLDPVNGIIRGAVVCETNMADSRARALANLQFCWIFAAILIFKACICIYFGRQCKPAGRQGLEYEQLSSGAAHEHLATFGFKQVQLQNITCPGERGTF
- the LOC140814067 gene encoding extra-large guanine nucleotide-binding protein 1-like yields the protein MTSVLRRILPGSSTTKSEDHDDEYSVEYSFAMEYTGPPISHEIPRVVPVDIHQIPTASVAAKAVIFSNLSLPVIQPIVRSGKKSSHDLKSGLEVGTNGSVLVTSEILSPDEVYTRKSEDGSCREDALGVSPPTPDVLYRDPSASTSGTTGFLDGHDDSNMFSGDSDVEDFYDDSWASISHENCLHPTIPDSRRLTSKSQELSSEAESCEGEEDCVDETTGQGNRTTVVTFRDLSSSDVATEESDHDEFVKFPEKPVISDDGPKGLCHRCHKRNRFAEKEVCIVCGSKYCSKCVIRAMGSMPEGRKCVSCIGYRIDESKRNSLGKCSRMLKSILTNDALKQIMSSEKACEVNQLPSHLICVNEKHLSMEELVLLQNCPNPPKNLRPGKYWYDRVSGFWGREGEQPCQIISAELEVGYQIRRTASDGNTNVLINNREVTKAEIWMLKAAGIRCDMNTNFWVAPDGLCQLEGMNNVVGNLWKKRRVKIVCSALSLPFPSDSSKPGGSGGVTKETDKVNSKNLEPKMMNKLLLVGCDQSGASTIFKQAKIVYKVHFSEDERKDMKFVIQRNLYHYLAILLEGNETFEEEYSIQAKKQRASDPGPSEISDKVVGKNIYSLSPKLKGFASWLLKVVMAGNLEVIFPAATREYSPLVAELWKDKAFQATYRRKNELHMLPTVANYFLDRAVEFSRVDYEPSEMDMLHAEGITASNGVVSMEFSFPKSSQDEYMETLDQNDPCTSYQLIRVHASNLGENCKWLEMFEDIDLVIYCVSLTDYAEYSEDMSGTRKNKMLVTKNHFETIVTHPTHADKNFLLILTKFDLLEEKMEQVPLTNCEWFQDFNPVISLHPHSLTSNNNPPLPQRAFHYTAMKFKRLFNSLTGKKLFVSRVTGVEPQSVDKALRYSKEILKWRDEINNIAGSGSELSSESVEPSSSM